The following proteins come from a genomic window of Ilumatobacter coccineus YM16-304:
- the efp gene encoding elongation factor P, with protein sequence MPQISVNDLKNGITLELDNTLYQVVEFQHVKPGKGGAFVRSKIRNVRTGAVIDKTFNAGIKVEQAIVDRQDMQYLYNDGTDYIFMNTTTYDQVSVPPVALADVVDYLSEQMMAQIAFYQGEIIGVEIAASVELEIGATEPGLQGDRSSGGTKPATLVTGKEIKVPLFIEIGDKVRVDTRTGEYMTRV encoded by the coding sequence AGATCTCCGTCAACGACTTGAAGAACGGCATCACGCTCGAACTCGACAACACGCTCTATCAGGTCGTCGAGTTCCAGCACGTCAAGCCCGGCAAGGGCGGGGCGTTCGTGCGCAGCAAGATCCGCAACGTGCGGACCGGCGCCGTGATCGACAAGACGTTCAACGCCGGCATCAAGGTCGAGCAGGCGATCGTCGACCGCCAAGACATGCAGTACCTGTACAACGACGGCACCGACTACATCTTCATGAACACCACCACGTACGACCAGGTGTCGGTCCCGCCGGTCGCGTTGGCCGACGTCGTCGACTACCTGAGTGAGCAGATGATGGCGCAGATCGCGTTCTACCAGGGCGAGATCATCGGCGTCGAGATCGCTGCGTCGGTCGAACTCGAGATCGGCGCCACCGAGCCCGGTCTGCAGGGCGATCGTTCGAGTGGCGGCACCAAGCCGGCCACGCTGGTGACCGGCAAAGAGATCAAGGTGCCGCTCTTCATCGAAATCGGTGACAAGGTTCGTGTCGACACGCGAACCGGCGAGTACATGACCCGCGTCTGA
- the nusB gene encoding transcription antitermination factor NusB, whose protein sequence is MASIPRPDERSDARERALYLLYEAQSKGITPIEAIELQVIEPDELTQLIVRGVAEHGERLDAAIDRRATGWTLARMPVIDLNVLRIGAFELAERVDVPTAVVLDEAVELAKQFSTDDSGRFVNGVLAALVSDLRS, encoded by the coding sequence ATGGCTTCCATCCCGCGCCCCGACGAGCGCTCCGACGCGCGAGAGCGTGCGCTCTACCTCCTGTACGAAGCGCAGTCGAAGGGCATCACCCCGATCGAAGCGATCGAACTCCAGGTGATCGAACCCGACGAACTCACGCAACTGATCGTGCGCGGCGTGGCCGAGCACGGCGAACGTCTCGATGCCGCCATCGACCGGCGCGCCACTGGTTGGACGCTCGCCCGGATGCCGGTGATCGACCTCAACGTGTTGCGTATCGGCGCATTCGAACTGGCCGAGCGCGTCGACGTGCCCACCGCCGTGGTGCTCGACGAGGCCGTCGAGTTGGCGAAGCAGTTCTCGACCGACGACAGCGGCCGTTTCGTCAACGGTGTGCTCGCCGCGCTGGTCAGCGACCTGCGTTCCTGA